The following are encoded together in the Mesoplodon densirostris isolate mMesDen1 chromosome 2, mMesDen1 primary haplotype, whole genome shotgun sequence genome:
- the UHMK1 gene encoding serine/threonine-protein kinase Kist — translation MAGSGCAWGAEPPRFLEAFGRLWQVQSRLGSGSSASVYRVRCCGTPGSPPGALKQFLPPGTTGAAASAAEYGFRKERAALEQLQGHRNIVTLYGVFTIHFSPNVPSRCLLLELLDVSVSELLLYSSHQGCSMWMIQHCARDVLEALAFLHHEGYVHADLKPRNILWSAENECFKLIDFGLSFKEGNQDVKYIQTDGYRAPEAELQNCLAQAGLQSDTECTSAVDLWSLGIILLEMFSGMKLKHTVRSQEWKANSSAIIDHIFASKAVVNAAIPAYHLRDLIKSMLHDDPSRRIPAEMALCSPFFSIPFAPHIEDLVMLPTPVLRLLNVLDDDYLENEEEYEDVVEDVKEECQKYGPVVSLLVPKENPGRGQVFVEYANAGDSKAAQKLLTGRMFDGKFVVATFYPLSAYKRGYLYQTLL, via the exons ATGGCGGGATCCGGCTGCGCGTGGGGCGCGGAGCCGCCGCGGTTTCTGGAAGCCTTCGGGCGGCTGTGGCAGGTACAGAGCCGCCTGGGTAGCGGCTCCTCGGCCTCGGTGTATCGTGTGCGCTGCTGCGGCACACCCGGCTCGCCCCCCGGCGCTCTGAAGCAGTTCTTACCGCCGGGCACCACCGGGGCTGCGGCCTCGGCCGCCGAGTACGGTTTCCGCAAAGAGAGGGCGGCGCTGGAGCAGTTGCAGGGTCACAGGAACATCG TGACTTTATATGGAGTCTTTACAATCCACTTCTCTCCAAATGTGCCATCACGCTGTCTGTTGCTTGAACTCCTGGATGTCAGTGTTTCGGAATTGCTTTTATATTCCAGTCACCAGGGTTGTTCCATGTGGATGATACAGCATTGTGCCAGAGATGTTCTAGAGGCCCTTGCTTTTCTTCATCATGAGGGTTATGTCCATGCAGACCTCAAACCACGTAATATATTGTGGAGTGCCGAGAATGAATGTTTTAAACTCATTGACTTTGGACTTAGCTTCAAAGAAGGCAATCAG GATGTAAAGTACATTCAGACAGACGGGTATCGGGCTCCGGAAGCAGAACTGCAGAACTGCTTGGCCCAGGCTGGCCTGCAGAGTGATACAGAATGTACCTCAGCTGTTGATCTTTGGAGCCTAGGAATCATTTTACTGGAAATGTTCTCAGGAATGAAACTGAAACATACAGTCAGATCTCAGGAATGGAAG GCAAACAGTTCTGCTATTATTGATCACATATTTGCCAGTAAAGCAGTGGTGAATGCCGCAATTCCAGCCTATCACCTAAGAGACCTTATCAAAAG CATGCTTCATGATGATCCAAGCAGAAGAATTCCTGCTGAAATGGCATTGTGCAGCCCCTTCTTTAGCATTCCTTTTG CCCCTCATATTGAAGATTTGGTGATGCTTCCTACTCCAGTGCTAAGACTGCTGAATGTGCTGGATGATGATTATCTTGAGAATGAAGAAGAATATGAAG ATGTTGTAGAAGATGTAAAAGAGGAGTGTCAAAAATATGGACCAGTGGTATCTCTGCTTGTTCCAAAAGAAAATCCTGGCAGAGGACAA GTCTTTGTTGAGTATGCAAATGCTGGTGATTCCAAAGCTGCTCAGAAATTACTGACTGGAAGGATGTTTGATGGGAAGTTTGTTGTGGCTACATTTTACCCACTGAGTGCCTACAAGCGGGGATATCTGTATCAAACTTTGCTTTAA